From Pseudomonas fluorescens, one genomic window encodes:
- a CDS encoding DUF2937 family protein, whose translation MLLSYLRLVLFAVGLLVGVQVPGFINDYTKRVEAHLIEAQTSLRGFQGTAEQFFKGDLQALVAHYRASEDPIFRSDADSLNTLLVRQVALDKQFQAMQGPWYIRFLQVVLAADPDIRKETWNGYSYQLLLTPEAMGWGLGGAMLLSFGLECLFRLIDWVVLGGKRLRQSRPIEERDLRGL comes from the coding sequence ATGCTGCTCAGTTATTTGCGTCTGGTGCTGTTTGCCGTCGGTCTGTTGGTGGGCGTTCAGGTGCCGGGGTTCATCAACGACTACACCAAGCGTGTCGAAGCCCATCTGATCGAGGCGCAGACCAGCCTGCGCGGCTTCCAGGGCACCGCCGAGCAATTCTTCAAGGGCGACCTGCAAGCGCTGGTGGCTCATTACCGCGCCAGCGAAGACCCGATATTTCGCAGCGATGCCGACAGCCTGAACACCCTGCTGGTGCGCCAGGTGGCCTTGGACAAACAGTTCCAGGCCATGCAGGGCCCGTGGTACATCCGCTTCCTGCAGGTGGTGCTGGCCGCCGATCCGGACATCCGCAAGGAAACCTGGAACGGCTACAGCTACCAGTTGCTGCTGACCCCCGAAGCCATGGGCTGGGGCCTGGGCGGAGCGATGTTGCTGTCGTTCGGCCTGGAGTGCCTGTTCCGCCTGATCGACTGGGTGGTGCTGGGCGGCAAGCGCCTGCGCCAGAGCCGGCCGATCGAAGAGCGCGACTTGCGCGGTCTGTAA
- a CDS encoding LysR family transcriptional regulator, with product MNLKFLETFVWVARLKSFRLTADKLFTTQASISSRIAVLEGELGVKLFLRDSRGVKLTPEGLKVLDYAERMLDTMQALKQSLETRSSKAGRIRIGVMDTVIHTWLSPLVAQITDHYPLLEIELVADTSLNLCDQLQKGFLDLALQTDLLRQENVRSLELASHPIGWIVASQSIYNRDYADLAELARERIITYSKNSHPHQEVLSLMQANGVLTPRLNCVNSVSAITRLLRDGFGIGALPPALVSEELARGELVLLDIAQRPPNLQVVVSWRVGAEWVEEIVELCQQVLQDYGRKVGEDYIVLAKP from the coding sequence ATGAACCTCAAGTTCCTCGAAACCTTCGTCTGGGTCGCCCGGTTGAAAAGTTTCCGCCTGACCGCCGACAAGCTCTTCACCACCCAGGCTTCGATTTCCAGCCGCATCGCGGTGCTCGAAGGCGAGCTCGGGGTGAAGCTGTTCTTGCGCGATTCGCGGGGCGTGAAACTGACCCCCGAAGGGCTCAAGGTGCTCGACTATGCCGAGCGCATGCTCGACACCATGCAGGCGCTCAAGCAGTCGCTGGAAACCCGTTCGAGCAAGGCCGGTCGGATCCGCATCGGGGTAATGGACACGGTGATTCACACCTGGCTCAGTCCGTTGGTGGCGCAGATCACCGATCACTACCCGCTGCTGGAAATCGAGCTGGTGGCGGACACCTCGCTCAACCTCTGCGATCAGCTGCAAAAAGGGTTTCTCGACCTGGCCCTGCAGACCGACCTGCTGCGACAGGAAAACGTCCGCAGCCTGGAACTGGCCAGTCACCCGATCGGCTGGATCGTCGCCAGCCAGTCGATCTACAACCGCGACTACGCCGACCTCGCCGAACTGGCCCGGGAGCGGATCATCACCTACTCGAAAAACTCCCACCCGCACCAGGAAGTCCTCAGCCTGATGCAGGCCAACGGCGTGCTCACGCCACGACTCAACTGCGTGAACTCGGTGTCGGCGATCACCCGCCTGCTGCGTGACGGTTTCGGCATCGGCGCACTGCCACCGGCGCTGGTCAGCGAGGAACTGGCGCGGGGCGAACTGGTGCTGCTGGACATCGCCCAGCGTCCGCCCAACCTGCAGGTGGTGGTGTCATGGCGGGTGGGGGCGGAGTGGGTCGAGGAGATTGTCGAGCTGTGCCAACAGGTGCTGCAGGACTACGGACGCAAGGTCGGCGAAGACTATATTGTCCTCGCCAAACCCTGA